A region of Ignavibacteriales bacterium DNA encodes the following proteins:
- the pyrE gene encoding orotate phosphoribosyltransferase, translating into MKLPKEQILEIFRETKALLEGHFQLTSGMHSPQYFQCARVLQFPKYLHLLSGEIARHFGYNEVEVVLSPAIGGIVVGTEVGRMLGARTIFAERKDGKMELRRGFEILPGERVLVVEDVVTTGGSTKEVIDLVNAAKGSLVGTGCIVDRSNGKVQFDTKQFAVLQMEVVTHQPTDCPLCKSGSAVVKPGSRGNY; encoded by the coding sequence ATGAAACTGCCCAAAGAACAAATTCTTGAAATCTTCCGGGAAACAAAAGCGCTCCTCGAAGGACACTTCCAACTCACTTCCGGCATGCATAGCCCGCAGTATTTTCAATGTGCCCGCGTGCTGCAATTTCCGAAATATCTCCACCTGCTCTCTGGAGAAATTGCACGCCACTTTGGATATAACGAAGTGGAAGTCGTTCTTTCTCCTGCCATCGGAGGAATTGTGGTTGGAACGGAAGTCGGCAGAATGCTGGGCGCGCGCACTATTTTTGCCGAACGGAAAGACGGCAAGATGGAACTGCGCCGCGGATTTGAAATTCTTCCCGGTGAACGCGTACTCGTCGTGGAAGATGTTGTAACGACCGGAGGTTCCACGAAAGAAGTTATTGATTTAGTGAACGCCGCAAAAGGCAGTCTCGTCGGTACCGGCTGTATTGTCGATCGAAGCAACGGAAAAGTGCAATTTGACACAAAACAATTTGCGGTTTTACAGATGGAAGTTGTTACGCATCAGCCGACAGATTGCCCATTGTGCAAATCCGGCAGCGCAGTCGTAAAACCCGGCAGTAGAGGGAATTATTAA
- a CDS encoding mechanosensitive ion channel family protein produces the protein MGDVFQHVQQLIGSGFTLYLWNGFVAFAAVMVIGFFFKYFLNTLGRKLIARTNTELDDKIFAVILPRVKWLAIVIGLYLTIEQIAKGIARTDRISEELVQYSEGIIYIAFVCLVTALIIRLIDTLLKHSMETHAKKTESMVNEALFPILNRLVMILILFVAAVISLGHFGVDVSSLLVFLGGGSVAVALAAQETLANMIAGFVIMLDRPFRLGDRIKLPSGEIGDVFEIGLRSTKILDFDNNLIVSPNAELTKTKVINYSYPRNDIRVLVEVNVAYGTSIERAKEIMLNLARQNSDLLKQPEPSVFFSAMGESSCTLQLIGRTDDWKKKGRAENVLREQIYTAFMKEGISSGIAQHVVQLSSPIINVSPKND, from the coding sequence ATGGGTGATGTATTCCAACATGTGCAGCAATTGATCGGCAGTGGATTCACACTCTACCTGTGGAACGGTTTCGTAGCATTCGCAGCCGTTATGGTTATTGGATTTTTTTTCAAATACTTTCTCAATACCCTTGGCCGCAAACTTATTGCTAGAACAAACACCGAATTAGACGATAAGATTTTTGCCGTCATCCTTCCCCGTGTCAAGTGGCTTGCAATCGTCATCGGTTTATATCTTACCATCGAACAAATTGCCAAAGGCATTGCTCGCACCGATAGAATTAGTGAAGAACTGGTTCAATATTCGGAAGGCATCATCTATATTGCATTCGTTTGTCTTGTCACCGCGCTGATAATCCGTCTCATCGACACACTGTTGAAACATTCCATGGAAACGCATGCAAAGAAAACAGAATCGATGGTCAATGAAGCGCTCTTTCCAATCTTGAATAGATTGGTGATGATTTTGATACTGTTTGTCGCAGCCGTGATTTCTCTTGGACATTTTGGCGTCGATGTCAGCAGTTTGCTCGTCTTCCTCGGCGGCGGTTCAGTGGCTGTTGCTCTTGCAGCACAGGAAACTCTGGCAAACATGATCGCAGGGTTTGTTATTATGCTGGATCGGCCGTTTCGTCTTGGTGATAGAATAAAACTTCCTTCCGGTGAAATTGGTGATGTATTCGAAATTGGCCTTCGCAGCACAAAGATTCTCGACTTCGACAATAATCTCATTGTCAGCCCGAACGCCGAGTTGACGAAAACCAAGGTCATCAATTATTCGTATCCTCGAAACGATATCCGTGTCCTCGTTGAAGTAAATGTTGCATACGGTACATCGATCGAGCGGGCAAAAGAAATCATGCTCAACCTCGCTCGTCAAAATTCCGATCTGCTCAAACAACCGGAACCGAGTGTATTTTTCAGCGCAATGGGCGAATCATCATGCACGCTTCAGTTAATTGGACGCACTGACGATTGGAAGAAAAAGGGCCGCGCAGAGAATGTTTTGCGCGAACAAATATATACAGCTTTCATGAAGGAAGGAATTTCCTCCGGTATTGCACAGCATGTCGTTCAACTTTCATCACCGATCATCAATGTCTCTCCAAAAAACGATTAA
- a CDS encoding NUDIX hydrolase encodes MSLQKTIKSERLYHGSIIDLIIEEVEDAPGNIRKREIVSHPGGSVIVPLLDNGDVILVRQYRYPLKKFILEVPAGKLEPNEDPLRAAQRELQEETGYIADKYEKLTAMFTTPGFCSEVLHIYLATGLNKSEHGQNLDEGEQSLTVEYIPLSTVVEMIVRGEIGDSKTIAGIMLAERKLKSMNNE; translated from the coding sequence ATGTCTCTCCAAAAAACGATTAAGTCCGAAAGATTGTATCACGGCAGCATCATCGACCTGATTATCGAAGAGGTCGAAGACGCACCGGGTAATATCCGCAAACGTGAGATTGTGAGCCACCCGGGCGGAAGTGTTATCGTACCGTTACTCGACAATGGCGATGTGATTCTTGTACGGCAGTACCGATATCCGCTCAAAAAATTTATTTTGGAAGTTCCCGCTGGAAAGCTTGAACCGAACGAAGATCCGTTGAGAGCTGCTCAACGCGAACTGCAGGAAGAAACTGGCTACATTGCTGACAAGTATGAAAAACTGACAGCGATGTTCACCACTCCAGGATTCTGCAGCGAAGTGCTTCATATCTATCTTGCCACCGGATTAAATAAATCCGAGCACGGCCAAAATCTTGACGAAGGCGAACAGAGTCTTACGGTTGAATATATTCCGCTTTCCACTGTTGTAGAAATGATCGTGCGCGGCGAGATCGGCGACAGCAAAACCATCGCCGGAATTATGTTGGCTGAACGAAAACTCAAATCAATGAACAATGAATGA
- a CDS encoding thymidine phosphorylase: MNIVELIRKKREGSSLTEEEFRFLITGYVEGTVPDYQMSAFLMACYFRGMSSEETLTFTKLMLHSGEVIDLSEIPGVKVDKHSTGGVGDKVSLILAPMVAACGVPVPMISGRGLGHTGGTLDKLESIPGFRTDLSISEYKRVIREIGVVMIGQTKEIAPADKMMYALRDVTATVECIPLIAGSIMSKKLAEGIDALVLDVKTGRGAFMQTRERAVELAQTLVGIGNGFGKETIGYITDMNQPLGVAIGNWLEVIESVECLRGTVGKNDMSSDLMEVTYVLSGTMVYLGKKAKSIEEGIEKCRKTIEDGSAYHKLLDLVRAQGGSVEAIENLERYPLPKFAMEVKSSEQGFVNEIDSFELGLTSISLGAGREKIDDVIDMKAGILLKKKVGDAVDVGDSLVIFYTDREDVLASARERITKAFKFSSTKPERKPMILDIVDKNGVRKWGA, encoded by the coding sequence ATGAATATTGTTGAATTGATTCGGAAGAAGCGCGAAGGTAGTTCACTCACCGAAGAAGAATTCCGATTTCTCATCACGGGATACGTCGAAGGCACAGTGCCGGATTATCAAATGTCTGCATTCCTCATGGCGTGCTACTTCCGTGGGATGAGCAGCGAGGAAACGCTCACGTTCACAAAGCTGATGCTGCATTCCGGCGAGGTGATTGATCTTTCCGAAATTCCCGGCGTCAAAGTCGATAAACATTCTACCGGTGGTGTGGGCGACAAGGTGTCGCTTATTCTCGCACCGATGGTTGCCGCATGCGGCGTTCCTGTACCAATGATTTCCGGGCGCGGACTCGGACACACCGGCGGCACGCTCGATAAATTAGAATCCATTCCTGGTTTTCGAACCGATCTTTCCATTTCAGAATACAAGCGAGTCATTCGCGAAATTGGTGTGGTGATGATCGGGCAAACGAAAGAGATTGCACCTGCCGATAAAATGATGTATGCCCTTCGCGACGTGACGGCAACCGTTGAGTGCATTCCACTGATTGCTGGAAGCATTATGAGCAAGAAATTAGCGGAAGGCATTGATGCATTAGTGCTTGATGTGAAAACCGGTCGTGGCGCGTTCATGCAGACGCGCGAACGTGCAGTGGAATTAGCACAGACACTTGTCGGCATCGGCAATGGATTTGGGAAAGAGACCATCGGTTATATAACGGATATGAACCAGCCGCTTGGCGTTGCTATCGGCAATTGGCTGGAAGTAATTGAATCCGTCGAATGTCTGCGCGGTACCGTTGGGAAAAATGATATGTCAAGCGATTTAATGGAAGTGACATACGTGCTTTCAGGAACGATGGTGTATCTCGGTAAAAAAGCGAAGTCGATCGAAGAAGGAATTGAGAAATGTAGAAAGACGATTGAAGACGGGTCGGCATATCATAAACTGCTCGACCTCGTCCGTGCACAAGGTGGCAGTGTTGAAGCAATTGAAAATTTGGAACGCTATCCCCTGCCTAAGTTCGCTATGGAAGTGAAATCAAGTGAGCAAGGATTTGTCAACGAAATAGATTCTTTCGAACTCGGATTGACAAGTATTTCCCTCGGTGCCGGCCGCGAAAAGATCGACGACGTGATCGATATGAAAGCAGGAATTTTATTGAAGAAGAAGGTTGGTGATGCAGTCGATGTTGGAGATTCTCTTGTTATTTTTTATACAGACCGAGAGGACGTTCTTGCTTCTGCGCGCGAAAGAATTACGAAAGCATTTAAGTTCTCTTCCACTAAGCCGGAACGCAAA